The proteins below are encoded in one region of Aequorivita iocasae:
- a CDS encoding DUF4837 family protein, producing the protein MKVLYILLVSFFVVLTSSCNDGGKRDKSLVPNSVGNINALQIITPNDLWNGVVGEAIRNNFAAPTDGLPQDEPLFSMNQMPPEAFTGFARSNRLFLYVVLSEEDKVTIATDEYAKPQAGAIIKATSEEKLVELINKNAAQIIEKFHNSEIKERQRRTAISLMKTDSLKKAMGVSMQIPSAYRIAKATDSFFWMRKDLKDGTTNILVYEVPLNMITNDSTAVGDIIKIRDSIGSRLLPVEDDGQFITEDAYAPYLFTTKIDGKFAYETKGTWEVKDDWMGGPFVNYAVRDEKNNRYLILEGFTYAPAVSKRDLQFELESILNSAKIE; encoded by the coding sequence TCTTCTTGTAACGATGGGGGTAAAAGAGACAAATCACTCGTTCCCAATTCAGTAGGAAATATAAACGCCTTACAAATTATTACACCCAACGACCTGTGGAACGGTGTTGTGGGTGAAGCCATCCGCAATAATTTTGCTGCACCTACCGATGGCCTTCCGCAAGACGAACCCCTTTTCTCAATGAACCAAATGCCGCCTGAAGCTTTTACGGGTTTTGCCCGTAGCAACAGGCTTTTTTTATATGTAGTTTTGAGTGAAGAAGACAAAGTTACCATAGCCACTGATGAATATGCCAAACCTCAGGCGGGAGCCATAATAAAAGCAACTTCTGAAGAAAAACTGGTTGAGCTTATCAATAAAAATGCGGCACAAATAATTGAAAAATTTCACAATTCTGAAATAAAGGAACGTCAACGCAGAACAGCTATTTCGTTAATGAAAACGGATTCACTCAAAAAGGCAATGGGCGTTAGTATGCAAATTCCAAGCGCTTACCGAATAGCCAAGGCGACAGACAGTTTTTTTTGGATGCGAAAAGACTTAAAGGATGGCACAACAAACATTCTTGTTTATGAAGTTCCTTTAAATATGATCACGAATGATAGCACTGCGGTTGGCGACATCATTAAAATCCGTGATTCCATAGGAAGCAGACTGTTGCCCGTGGAGGATGACGGACAGTTTATTACCGAGGATGCGTATGCCCCGTATCTTTTCACAACTAAAATTGACGGAAAATTTGCTTATGAAACCAAGGGCACCTGGGAAGTAAAAGACGATTGGATGGGCGGCCCTTTTGTAAATTACGCAGTGCGTGATGAGAAAAACAATCGTTATTTAATTCTCGAAGGCTTTACATATGCACCAGCAGTGTCAAAAAGAGACTTGCAATTTGAGTTGGAATCGATATTGAATTCTGCCAAAATCGAGTAG
- the tatA gene encoding twin-arginine translocase TatA/TatE family subunit, with product MSALFFPLGVIGPWQIVLIVVIVLLLFGGKKIPELMRGLGSGLKEFKDASKEEPTDKKIDDNK from the coding sequence ATGAGTGCATTGTTTTTTCCTTTAGGTGTTATTGGCCCTTGGCAAATAGTATTGATTGTGGTGATTGTGTTATTGCTTTTCGGGGGAAAGAAAATTCCGGAGCTTATGCGCGGTTTAGGTAGTGGCCTTAAAGAATTCAAGGATGCTTCTAAAGAAGAACCAACAGATAAAAAGATAGACGACAACAAATAA